NNNNNNNNNNNNNNNNNNNNNNNNNNNNNNNNNNNNNNNNNNNNNNNNNNNNNNNNNNNNNNNNNNNNNNNNNNNNNNNNNNNNNNNNNNNNNNNNNNNNNNNNNNNNNNNNNNNNNNNNNNNNNNNNNNNNNNNNNNNNNNNNNNNNNNNNNNNNNNNNNNNNNNNNNNNNNNNNNNNNNNNNNNNNNNNNNNNNNNNNNNNNNNNNNNNNNNNNNNNNNNNNNNNNNNNNNNNNNNNNNNNNNNNNNNNNNNNNNNNNNNNNNNNNNNNNNNNNNNNNNNNNNNNNNNNNNNNNNNNNNNNNNNNNNNNNNNNNNNNNNNNNNNNNNNNNNNNNNNNNNNNNNNNNNNNNNNNNNNNNNNNNNNNNNNNNNNNNNNNNNNNNNNNNNNNNNNNNNNNNNNNNNNNNNNNNNNNNNNNNNNNNNNNNNNNNNNNNNNNNNNNNNNNNNNNNNNNNNNNNNNNNNNNNNNNNNNNNNNNNNNNNNNNNNNNNNNNNNNNNNNNNNNNNNNNNNNNNNNNNNNNNNNNNNNNNNNNNNNNNNNNNNNNNNNNNNNNNNNNNNNNNNNNNNNNNNNNNNNNNNNNNNNNNNNNNNNNNNNNNNNNNNNNNNNNNNNNNNNNNNNNNNNNNNNNNNNNNNNNNNNNNNNNNNNNNNNNNNNNNNNNNNNNNNNNNNNNNNNNNNNNNNNNNNNNNNNNNNNNNNNNNNNNNNNNNNNNNNNNNNNNNNNNNNNNNNNNNNNNNNNNNNNNNNNNNNNNNNNNNNNNNNNNNNNNNNNNNNNataataatttaatttaaagtaaaaaaattatattttattaattattaaaatacaaaaaaatattaaataatatttggtttttaaattaaattaaatagttataaagttataaataaaagataaagttataaaaattttgttaaaaagatgCAAAGGTAAAAATGTAAGATTACTTtaaatagaaagtgaaaagtaaaaaagatatttactaAGGTTAAaagtaaatcttttaaaaaagttggagGTACAGGATGAAGtcttggaggtgtaggatgaaacacccttattttatattctttttaactcaatatatcaaatgataaatattttaaatataagtttaaaatgtcatataatatataaaaataataataaattattaattaatttaagaaaaatatatttatttatttatttattaggttttaaagttaaattatatcaaagttagaaataaaaaatattactttgatgtgaaagtttaaaaattaaacacatatttatattatagattaaatttattttattattatcttgtatgaataatgttgtttatttaattttggtttcaaATAGACTTTATAGTATTCAAACCCACAACTCatacttttgaatttttatgaatatacctaacataaaatattatctaactGTTGTAGATTACTCAAATGAATGTGTTCATTATATTTGGGTctaatctttaataatttatagagagagaatatataaaaaaaaaattagagtgtgagaaatcaatattaatattatatataatataagaactAACCAATATAAAGTTTGTGCACACAATCAACATATCAGAGAAAAAGtaaccaaaatatttaaaacaaaaattaccatTAAAAGAAATCTACactcacaaatatatatatatatatatatatatatatatatatatatatataaagtagatAAATCTCTAAATTCAAACTTCATGTTACtgtatgaaaatataaaaatagctTGTTAATCAACCTTTAGTAGGTTTAATGTGTAATtactcaaatattaaaattaattaattgaataattattttactttaagtGATCTTATTACTATCacattttgaattgaatttttttatatttataattttatacccGAACTTTGCTATGGTTAAAATTTACTAAGATCACGtcttgaaaaatgaaaaaataatttcaaagaaaCCTAGAAAATAAGATGAAACGTACGGATATtctaagattttttatttacataatacAAATAAACCTGTACTGAGTATAGTATACGAGcgaataaattatatatactttatatgttttaattaacttaaaatagGTGGCGTGTTACAATTTTCATCTATAAAATATACATTACTAATATTATCATTTTGATTATTAAAGGTGTCTCTTGAGTAATTTCAAAGCCATCACTATCACTATCTACTAGGTTATCTATTAGATATTGCTATTCAGTACTCCTGTGATGTAATGTAGACAACTAATCATTAATTAGCTTAGTCAAATAATTATgagaaatatatttgatttaaaacaaattataaattttatatatatatatatatatatatatatatatatatatatatatatatatatataaaattatagattaGGGTGTATTAACGGATTAGTGTGTTAAGTTATTCAAGTGTATTTGTTTggacataatttattattaaaaaaagtggtAGAGACGAATTAATGATTCAAAtcatatttatatcttttatagaCTCACTATGTAACTATCTAAATTCATAGATATCATTGTTGATTTATATCTTTacataaacaataatcaatcataaGTGTAaatctttatattaaatatttagagttcttaaaaatttaaatttaattatttttaaaacaacaaatataggAGAGAAATTCTACATagatgtataaatatatatttgtctcTTTCCTATTTATAACCaccattttattattcatctccaatactatttatattttctttatttcctatatatattaacaaacatatattataatcaCATGTAAAAATCCACGTCTACAAAATTGTAAggataaactaataaaattataacaatcaTTGTCACAAATTTAGATTATAATGCAAACAAGTATATCTTGCACAATCATCCATAATGTTATTTCACTTAACAAATCAAAGCATATCATTATAACACAACATTCAAGATTCAATCATCACACATAGCCTTCATGACACAATCAATAGtgaataacaaaaatcaaatttttatcaTAGCAGAATTCATACGACATCAGTGATCCCATCACAACCCTCGTAAACACAACACAAACCTTTTCTACTTCTGGAATACCAGTGTATTGAGTGACGTAGAGACTTTGCATCTATCATCTCTATCTCCTCTTCTCATGAgttatagttatatatttacATGTTTTGACATCCAAAGGATGCAACAATATTAAGGTAGGGCGTCTCACTCCTTCCTCAGACCATGACAAAGTGAGTTCAATTATGAACTTCTTTTTACTCTTACAACTAAATATTACATTAGTAAGATTCAAGCCGAGTCAGGATAGTTTCTACACCCCCTCTCAATACATCACCCATCCTAAGAGTGACTACATTCACTACGTCCATATAAGAATTCACAATAAACATTCTCGTATCAAACTTAAATCACCATACATAACACCATATCCAAATCCAAACTTATCACATCTCTACAatcacattttatttattttaatttaaacaataataattcattattcataatataaCAACATGAATACTTTTCATTCCATATCTCACTCATCCATCATTCATAATATAACCACATGCATACTTTACATTTCATATCATTCTCATTCATCATTCATAATATAACAACATgcatactttattttatatcacaCTCGTGCATCATTTACAATATAACAACATACATACATTATATTCCATATCACATTCATCAATCATTCAGAGTATAACAACATACATACTTTACATTCCATATCACATTCATTCATCATTCATGATACAACAACATGCATTCTTCACATTCCATGTCGGACCAAAACCACAATTATTAAGTACCTAGCAATCCACTAACACACCAAAGTACCAATGGTCTTCAAAACTaggtaaacaagaaaaaaaaaacctaaaataggAAAATCATACACAATTAATTGCTCTAATTACAAACTTCCAATTGAAGATCCCTACAACCATAATGAATATTAATATGTCAAAGATTAGCTATTAAATTTTCAACCCAATTCAATGATTAACGAAAGTAGAATCAATGTTTTAGTGAGGTAATACCAAACAAACAGTAACAAAATGACTTATGTTTCTCTCAAAACTTTagatatttatttctttaactaGATCTCTCATTGGAATCATACTGGAAATACAATTTTGAAACTCTGTAAAAATCGAGAGAGATATTGAGAGAAATCAAGAATTCTCGCTATTTCTTAGATTCATGGACCCAATTCAATTCAGCANgatttttcattcatatttttttccatcAAGAGAGTTTTATAAAACTCTTGGACTCCTGAATTTGGAGTATCCTTTAAGTCGAATTCAACACTTAAATAAGCGAAAATTGGGGTGTTATTGATATAACTAAGAATTAGAAATAAGATGGTGTTCAATTCCTTTAAAAAtgcaaaaccaatttttctaaatatagaTATCAAATTATCAATCTCAACAgtcaagttaaaaaaatatgttttaggaattaaatatctaaatttgaacttgttttAACGGTTAACTaagtaaaaatttaagttttacaaagacaactcaataatataaataaagtggTACTAATTGCTTCAAAAATAcacaacaaattattataaatacaaacatCAAATTAACAATCTCAATTGTCACgtttaaaaaatgtgttatgaactatataacaaatttttaacttGATCTAATCATtaacaaaataagaattaagatttaaccaaaataattaaGCAAAACAATCTAATAATCATACATCGACTCTACATAACAattcaataacaaataataaactcAACAAAGCAATTCAATAATCTTTCCATCAAAATTCTATTTATCAACTTATAAATTAGgtaattatcatattatattatcataatcaACTTATCAtttaaagtaaaacaaatataactTCCTTTACTTTTACCTTTATTCTTTTAGCCTGTCCAAGCTAAGATTCAAAATAAACCTCCATCCGCTTGAAAACATTGTTACTCGTCGTTAGAAACTCCGGCTTAAATATTTAATCGATCAAAATTGCTTCTTACTGCCACGCAACTATTCCTCGTTGTGatcaatttctaaaaaaaaaaatatgaggtgTGCAAAGTAAACTAAAGGGAGGTGCACGAGTAAAACCCAGtccatctttcttttttcaaaatgtagTCTAAGGATTATTCTTCCTCTAGCCGAGTGAGAGTTTTCATCTCCTCTTCACCGGAGCTGTGAATGCCGCCGGCGTGGGGTTTCTTCCTTCTCCCAGATCGGCGGCTACTATTGCAAACGACGAGCTCTTCCTGTGTGCTATTTTTCTTTAGAACCGTGATTGATGAAGTGATTTTGGAATGGATTTTGTGTTGTATTGTGTTATGAACTTTGTGTGGAACCGTGATTGAATTTCCTTGCTCTTGTGTTGTATTGGTTTGGTTATGAATATGAATTAAATTGGAGAGTGATTGATTGGTAATGGTTTGAGGAGTGGAGAATGTTGAGTGAAGGTGAGGTAGATGGAATGCTATCTCCCCTCTCTGTTGTCTATTGGAACTTGGCATATAAGTGTTGTGATAATGATTGAAGATTATTCGTGATGGATTGGTGATTGTGTTTGTGTTGGGTGATGGAAATCTGTAATGTGGTGAGTTATGGGTTCTGTGTCTGAATGAAAGGAGATGAAAACtcaatttatatgatttttaaaaaaatggatgaGATTTGGTTGGTGGATTTCTACACCCAATAAACACCAGAGAGAGATGTGGACCACCTCCATGACTAGTATATAAAAAGAAGGCTCAGCACTCTCATCTATCATGCTAAGAATTTGCTGCCTAAAATGGAATTTTTCATGCAATCTCTGTTAATTACCGTGATCACCATGGTTGCATCTCTGTATGTTTTGCTGAAAAGAAGAGCAGGTGGCACTAAAACCTTGCCCCCTGGTAGCTTTGGGTGGCCCCTAATGGGTGAAACCTACCAATTTTTGTCCATCAAGAGTGAACATTTCATTCAAGAGAGGGTCAAAAAGTACTCCTCACAGATCTTCCACACAAACATACTAGGAGAGCCAACAGTGGTTTTTTCTGGTCCTGCTGCAAACAAATTTGTCTCCACCAATGAGACAAAGCTTCTCAAAGTTTGGTACATGAAGACTCAGCGCAGGTTCTTCAATATTCCTGATCAAATTCATGCACCAAACCTCAAACCAAAACAAGAAGCTGCATCTTCTGCTCCAGTGAAGATCTTGGGGATTCTGAAACCTGAGGGAATAGCAAGGTACATGGGGAACAAGGTTGAATTAACCATGCATCAACATTTCATGACACACTGGGAAGGAAAAACAGAAGTGAAGGTGTACCCTTTGGTAAAGGCCTTTACCCTCACACTGGTTTGTCAATTCTTCTTAGGCATTGATGAACCAAAATTGGGAAGTGAGTTTGAGTACTTGTATTTTGGGATCTACTCCGCTCCTGTGAATTTCCCGGGCTCTGCATACCGTAGGGCACTGAAGGCTTCAGCTACAATAAGGAAAGAGATCCAATTTCTgatcaaagagaagattgatgCTTTGTCCAAGGGGCAAGTTGTGGATGACCTACTAGCACACGTAGTTGGTGCTGAGCAGGGTGGAAAATATGTGCCAAGAATTGAAATAAGCAACATCATCATGGGGTTGATGAATTCCAGCTACATGCCAATAGCTATTACTCTGGCTTTCATGATCAAACATATTGGACAAAGGCCTGATATCTACCAAAAAATCGTATCCGGTAATTTAAGAtagtaattatatatacacaACACGGGACAAAATTTGAATACGGTTGCTTTGCTGCTTTTGGTACAATTCTCTACTCTGAATTCAACTTTCATCTTTGTTAACTTTCACCAGCCCATTTCTCATACAAATTACCAAACTGaaactctaattttaatttaaaaacatgttaaaaatactTAAGAAGATGCATCTAAGTTCTGTCTGTATAAAATATTGTACCTGCTTTAAGGTAGTGAGGTAAGTTAATGGTTTAAGCGTGGATAAtacagttttaattaaaaaaacaatgttaaaagttgttaaaaaagtacaCCTAAGTTTTGTCTGCATAAAATATTGCAGTAGGAGTAGCTGCTTTAAGGTAGTGAGAGATAAGTTATTGGTTTAAGCCAGGAGAACACAGTTTGGGtttttggattttctttttgGACTCCGAATGCAAGATTCTTAAACAAAGTAAGGTTGACTTACCACATAGCCAAAATTTAAATGGCAATGATACACAAGGcaaaaagaatcaaatatatttaatattcctTCTTAAAACAtagattatatatgtatgtatgatactttcttttattttgaatcaGAGCATGCTGgtattacaaaattcaaaagatCTGGTGCAGCACTAGACTGGGACAGCATACAGAAACTGAAATACACATGGGCTGTTGCACAGGAGACTATGAGACTCTATCCAACTGCACCAGGTGTGTTCAGAGAGGTCATAAAAGATATCTCATATGAAGGTTTTACTATTCCAAAAGGGTGGAAGGTACCTTGGTTTAAAGATTGTGAGATACCAATTGATTAATGTAGGTTAGcttgtaaattaaatttttctctAACTGGTTTACATTTGTACAGATTTTTTGGTCACTGGTTGGGACAAATAGGGATCCCAACTACTTTCCTGAACCTGAAAGTTTTGACCCCTCAAGGTTTGAAGGAACTATTCTTCCTGCTCCATACACTTGGATACCCTTTGGAGCTGGACCAAGATCTTGCCCTGGACAAGACTACACGCGGTTTGTGGTCCTCAATTTCATTCACATTGTAATAAACAAGTTCAAATGGGAAGTTACAGATCCTGATGAGAAAGTTTCAGGGGGTCTAATACCTACCCTAGCAGAGGGATTATCTATCCGTCTTTATCACCACTAAGTTCTCCCAAGTGCAGATATTGTAAACAAGAAGAAcagtttgaaaaagaaatatttaagtCTTTGGGTTGTGTAGAGTATCTATCAGTGCAGATTGATTGGAGAATTTGATCAATATCATATGATAATAAAGACGACAAAGGACCCAAATAAAATGTAAAGTTGGTTAATTGATTTATAGGATTGTATGTGTAATGAGacaatttaataagaatattcTGAATGTATTGTTGTCATTTTCTAGAAGGAAAAAAGTGATGTTGAGTAGCTAACTAGCTATTTGAATTGAAGAACAAGTCGTAGTCCCTCCGTAAATTAAAAATCCTTATAAAAGAGATGTTGCTATCAGATCAATCAATGACATGGTTCATGTAATCTGGGTGATTGTCATACTCAACTAATAATGGATGTTCATTGGACAGAGAGATACTGGACCACAATTCATACATCAAAAGCGACAACGCACATGCATGCAAAATGAGAAGGACCAGAATAATAATGCACATACATAAAGAAACATTCAGAATGAAAAAAGGCATCGGTTTAGTTGCAGTGAGACAACAATAGATACAATAACACATAATTATTCTTCAGAAAGTAGAGCTCCAGGTGTTTTTGAAAGTGTGAAGTTccatgtttaataaaaattggtaaaaaacgAACTACTCAATATATATGTTAATCTTAAACCAACTACAATTACaatatggtatcaaagttaTTAGAATCCATATCCTAATCTTGATTTAAACCTCTAATGATACCATATTAAGTAATGAGTTTAAACTTAACTGAGGTTTTTTTCCATTTATAATGTAAAttgttctttattattaatCTGACATAAAATctcaaacacattttaattatttaaacaaggATATTGAGTCTgagaattaagaaaattatgattCAGTAGACTCAAATCTCCACTGAGATATGACTTTCATATCAtatcaagagaaaaagaaataaaataatttattaaatctaAATGAATGTTTATGTAAAAATGGTAGCTTTATAGAATAGCAAAATATACTAAtgagaaaacaataaaataattaattatatataatataaaaaatatctgcAAATTAAGTAACTgattatctataatttttaattatatatatatatatatatatatatatatatatataattaaatattattatatatatatatatatatatataatatctgcAAATTAAATAANNNNNNNNNNNNNNNNNNNNNNNNNNNNNNNNNNNNNNNNNNNNNNNNNNNNNNNNNNNNNNNNNNNNNNNNNNNNNNNNNNNNNNNNNNNNNNNNNNNNNNNNNNNNNNNNNNNNNNNNNNNNNNNNNNNNNNNNNNNNNNNNNNNNNNNNNNNNNNNNNNNNNNNNNNNNNNNNNNNNNNNNNNNNNNNNNNNNNNNNNNNNNNNNNNNNNNNNNNNNNNNNNNNNNNNNNNNNNNNNNNNNNNNNNNNNNNNNNNNNNNNNNNNNNNNNNNNNNNNNNNNNNNNNNNNNNNNNNNNNNNNNNNNNNNNNNNNNNNNNNNNNNNNNNNNNNNNNNNNNNNNNNNNNNNNNNNNNNNNNNNNNNNNNNNNNNNNNNNNNNNNNNNNNNNNNNNNNNNNNNNNNNNNNNNNNNNNNNNNNNNNNNNNNNNNNNNNNNNNNNNNNNNNNNNNNNNNNNNNNNNNNNNNNNNNNNNNNNNNNNNNNNNNNNNNNNNNNNNNNNNNNNNNNNNNNNNNNNNNNNNNNNNNNNNNNNNNNNNNNNNNNNNNNNNNNNNNNNNNNNNNNNNNNNNNNNNNNNNNNNNNNNNNNNNNNNNNNNNNNNNNNNNNNNNNNNNNNNNNNNNNNNNNNNNNNNNNNNNNNNNNNNNNNNNNNNNNNNNNNNNNNNNNNNNNNNNNNNNNNNNNNNNNNNNNNNNNNNNNNNNNNNNNNNNNNNNNNNNNNNNNNNNNNNNNNNNNNNNNNNNNNNNNNNNNNNNNNNNNNNNNNNNNNNNNNNNNNNNNNNNNNNNNNNNNNNNNNNNNNNNNNNNNNNNNNNNNNNNNNNNNNNNNNNNNNNNNNNNNNNNNNNNNNNNNNNNNNNNNNNNNNNNNNNNNNNNNNNNNNNNNNNNNNNNNNNNNNNNNNNNNNNNNNNNNNNNNNNNNNNNNNNNNNNNNNNNNNNNNNNNNNNNNNNNNNNNNNNNNNNNNNNNNNNNNNNNNNNNNNNNNNNNNNNNNNNNNNNNNNNNNNNNNNNNNNNNNNNNNNNNNNNNNNNNNNNNNNNNNNNNNNNNNNNNNNNNNNNNNNNNNNNNNNNNNNNNNNNNNNNNNNNNNNNNNNNNNNNNNNNNNNNNNNNNNNNNNNNNNNNNNNNNNNNNNNNNNNNNNNNNNNNNNNNNNNNNNNNNNNNNNNNNNNNNNNNNNNNNNNNNNNNNNNNNNNNNNNNNNNNNNNNNNNNNNNNNNNNNNNNNNNNNNNNNNNNNNNNNNNNNNNNNNNNNNNNNNNNNNNNNNNNNNNNNNNNNNNNNNNNNNNNNNNNNNNNNNNNNNNNNNNNNNNNNNNNNNNNNNNNNNNNNNNNNNNNNNNNNNNNNNNNNNNNNNNNNNNNNNNNNNNNNNNNNNNNNNNNNNNNNNNNNNNNNNNNNNNNNNNNNNNNNNNNNNNNNNNNNNNNNNNNNNNNNNNNNNNNNNNNNNNNNNNNNNNNNNNNNNNNNNNNNNNNNNNNNNNNNNNNNNNNNNNNNNNNNNNNNNNNNNNNNNNNNNNNNNNNNNNNNNNNNNNNNNNNNNNNNNNNNNNNNNNNNNNNNNNNNNNNNNNNNNNNNNNNNNNNNNNNNNNNNNNNNNNNNNNNNNNNNNNNNNNNNNNNNNNNNNNNNNNNNNNNNNNNNNNNNNNNNNNNNNNNNNNNNNNNNNNNNNNNNNNNNNNNNNNNNNNNNNNNNNNNNNNNNNNNNNNNNNNNNNNNNNNNNNNNNNNNNNNNNNNNNNNNNNNNNNNNNNNNNNNNNNNNNNNNNNNNNNNNNNNNNNNNNNNNCGTGGTGGGTCAATccaggttcaaatttttttggctcgctaataaatgagccgggttgagtTGGCTGACTaaatgaccaacccgtggtagaCCGGGCCGGGTCAAGCCAAATTATTCGTTTTGacagctatatatatatatatatatatatatatatatatatatatatatatattttcaataatcaaaatattaaacttttaaatcacGTATTTTAGAAGATTGAAAGTGGAGAATGAACTGCTTAGAGGTTAAGGATGAAACAATGACAACTTTTGGATAGATTTTATGTGCCTATAAAACGAGAGAGGCTCGCTTAGGTAAATTCTATACATTAGTGTTTCACATGTCTTATTCTTGTCttatctctctttctttttattataagtctttcttaaaatatttatatattgtaacaaaactttatttaaataatttttttttataattaagagattcaattatatatttaagtttataaaatatccttatttttaatttttttattctttttaaatttttaat
This genomic stretch from Vigna radiata var. radiata cultivar VC1973A chromosome 7, Vradiata_ver6, whole genome shotgun sequence harbors:
- the LOC106767971 gene encoding beta-amyrin 28-oxidase; the encoded protein is MEFFMQSLLITVITMVASLYVLLKRRAGGTKTLPPGSFGWPLMGETYQFLSIKSEHFIQERVKKYSSQIFHTNILGEPTVVFSGPAANKFVSTNETKLLKVWYMKTQRRFFNIPDQIHAPNLKPKQEAASSAPVKILGILKPEGIARYMGNKVELTMHQHFMTHWEGKTEVKVYPLVKAFTLTLVCQFFLGIDEPKLGSEFEYLYFGIYSAPVNFPGSAYRRALKASATIRKEIQFLIKEKIDALSKGQVVDDLLAHVVGAEQGGKYVPRIEISNIIMGLMNSSYMPIAITLAFMIKHIGQRPDIYQKIVSEHAGITKFKRSGAALDWDSIQKLKYTWAVAQETMRLYPTAPGVFREVIKDISYEGFTIPKGWKIFWSLVGTNRDPNYFPEPESFDPSRFEGTILPAPYTWIPFGAGPRSCPGQDYTRFVVLNFIHIVINKFKWEVTDPDEKVSGGLIPTLAEGLSIRLYHH